The nucleotide window AAAAAGTCATCCAACGCCAGCTTCCGCCATCCCAACTGGCGAATTCTGCTAAAGTATCGGAGGATAACGATAACGTAGGCTGCGCCTTGTAAGCCCCACGCTTCGCGGACGAACCGGGCTGCTTCGGCTTGTACATTTTCATCGGATGTCCTAGGGACAAGGTACATGGTTGCGGCTGTGTGTAGAAGAGCTAAGGGTCTGTGTGGAGGATAGAGTGCAAGGGAGTGACAGGAACACTGCCTCAGCAATGACACATTAAAGGATCTGGTAAGGTAGTCGTCGGCCCACAAAGAgggatggaaagaaaagtcCAACAGCCTCTAGAGGAATAACTGATTCAACAAACAGACtgaaagaaaagaatggAACCGAACAAGCATGCTCTTGTTGATGTCTTGCAAAGAAACAAGAGAAGACGCTCGACATCTTGACCTTCGGACCGACTGGACCCTTCTCCCCTATGTATAACTCtgcgaaaagaaaaaagaaacgacTGCTCGGACATAGATCTCTTCTCCATGTGTCTCATCTCCTTTCTGAGCTCCATCTGGGTACCAGTCCCTGAGACCCCGCCTAGATTCCTCCGGGTAGCAAGTTGTCCCGGCCGGGCCGCGGAGTAAGTTGCCACTTCAGCTAATGTTACGAAGCTGAGTTTCGCGGAGGATGTTGGATTTGGggattaaagaagaaatagcGAGTGGCCATGGCTTCGATATCCTGGTTGCCCCATACCTCTAGTCTACCTGGGCGCGGTGATTCTTCTCCGCCAATCACCTGCTGCTGACAGGATATTTCCCCTGAGCTGAACCCCGAGATTCGAGGGAATGTACGAAACCATCGCTTCTTTTTGCAGGTAAGTCTCTTCCCTGCAGCCTGCTATGCTTCTTCCAGGATTGGTTATAACCCGGGGCCCCGTAGTGGGACCTGCCGTGGATTTGGGGATTTTAGCATTCAGCGTGGTTGGCTGCAGAGGTACATTCAAAACATCCGAGGCAAGTGATAGGTGCCTTTTATCACAGTTGCAGTTCATGTCTCGGAGCCGATCTTGCTACACTGCCTGCTCGTATACATTGACTACTTACCTAGTGGATAAGCAATCTCGACTCATGCAATACGGCCCTTTGTTGGAGATTGAGGAGGGGAGCAAAGGCAGTGTAGACGACTGGCGGCGGGAATCCAGAACATCACCAAGAGAGTCTGAATAAAACAGAAAGAGACATCATCTCTCTACAAATCCATGTTGGCCCTCCCGGCAGCCAAGCGCCGTTCGAGCCAACAAGGGCGCCCTGTCCGGGTAGGTGTCAGCGGGGCACCGGGGTCCAGGAGCCGAGCGGCTGACTGGTCGGTTAGATGTCGATCTTTCTCTTCAACCTTAAACCGCATCTGACACAGTGGGGACTGGGGAAGACACTGGGGGTACTGAGGCAGGCTGAGTGGGAAATATTTggcccctcctccatctggGGATGGATAACCACAGTGTTTGGAAAACAAAATGGGAGAACTAGAGAAGTAAGAAGCGAACAGTCCATCTCCGAGCTGCATGGTGTTCGACCCCCAGGAGATAACGGAGAAAACTGTGCAAAGATATCAACATTGCTCAAGCGAttggagagagaaagaagaggcAAAAGACGTGGTTTTAAACGAACTGAGGATGGGATTATTATGTTTTTCAACGAATTGCTTCATCCTTCTAGCCAGTGGGTATGTCTAAAAGTCATTTGAttaagaaagaaagaagtggCGGACGCTGAAAAGGGGAAACTCAGACATGTGCTAGGCATAATGTTAGACCGTGAATTTCAACGACTAAAGGCTGGAACAGAACATGAACAGAACGGGAGAACTTGACAATCGAACGTTGTTCAGCAGCATACCGCTCTCTCCTCAGGGTCCGGGTCCGAGACATCAAGACCCTTTCTTTCAGTTGTGCCTCCGAGGATATATCAGCACTAAGGGGGAAAAAGATGTACGATGGGCGCAGGTGGCTGAATTAACGGTGAACCGACAGTCGGTCGGGGTCTTTTTGACGATTCTGCAGCTCTTTGTCTCAGGTTGAGCCACTGGTGTCTTGTATCGTTATCTGGCGTTCGCAACAGTGCACAAAGGCAAGTTGTTGGAATGCCATGACTGTGGTTTCTGTTTGGACGTTGGGATAACGGGAGGCTGCAACACGGACACTGCCGGACAGTCCAATGCAAGATACAATTCGATCTCAGTCTCGAcattagtaaaaaaaaacacttttttcttctccggTGGAAGAGCGAGATGAGATTAAGATTGGAAGACAGGAGCCTAGAATCTTAAAAAGAAGTTGAACGAGAGATATCGTCTGTGCGGCGGCTATCATGGTTCAGGGCAGGAGGTCAGGGACGGATGGGTGGGCAAAGGCGAGTCCAGGCACACGGAGTTTTGTTCCgtctcctcttttctttttctttcatctTTTTCATtgggttttcccctccactTCTCCCCCCCTGATGGTTCCTGACCTGTCTACGGTGGCCCAAGTGTGACCTAGGTCGTTTATAAAACTGGTCCAAGCTCCCATCTGCAGCCAGCTGTTAGCCATTTTATAtcaacacctccaccacACTTACAAAATTCAATACTCACGCCCAGACCTTGAACTTTTGACTTCAACCTTTttagcttccttccttctttcgcttcttcttccttttttttactacctttttttttttttctctttccctttttcgccttcgtcttcttcttttccttttcttcttattcttctcatctttttcttctcgttttcttcttctttttctttctttctttttggccCCGGCCcgagaagggggaggtgggagaggggggggggggggggggggggggggggaggagagcggGATCTATTTGCATTGTTACCTTACCCCAACTCAAAAATTTGGAGAACCAACTGCAGGGTCCATTTGCATTGTCACCCTTCTCTTCCGGTCCGGAAGCAATAAAAtaatgaagtaatgaagtaatgaagtaatgaagtaatgaagcaataaagcaatgaagcaatgaagcaatgaagtaatgaagtaatgaagcaatgaagcaatagGAGTTAATGGGAGTTaatgggagtcaatgggaGTCAATAGGAGTTaatgggagtcaatgggagtcaatgggagtcaatgggagtcaatgggagtcaatgggagtcaatgggagtcaatgggagtcaatgggagtcaatgggagtcaatgggaGTCAATGAGAGTTGCCGGGAGTTGAGGTGACGTTGCAGGAGACGGCTTATCAAGGTTATCTTAGCACAAGGATTTGGAAACCACTCCCCAGTGCAAGCCTAATGCTTGCAGCTGGTTAGACTTCAAGTTTTTAGAACTTTTGGATAAACGACCCAAGGCACACTTGGGCCACCGTACCTGTCATCCAAATAACCACCACACAGCCCATGTCCCGCGCTACCTTACCATTCAACAGCCTTGACATGTCGTCTTATGCCGGCCACTAATGCACTAGTGCACGCCTCTGCTTGACCTGAATGGATCGGTTACACAAAAGGATTCGCTTCCCCTTGTCAAGTCCCTCCTCCCCGGTCAACGGTTTTGGGACGACAGCCAACGACGAAAACTTTGAGGATCAAATCACGCTAAACACCGAACCGAGGAAAcgcctaggtacctagctatGCCCTGGATTAGTTTGCAGTGACGTTAGATCCACCACAAGCTTGCGAGGCTTGTGTAGCTTCCTTCCCGTCACTTTCTCGTTTCCACTTACTCCTTTGGGCAAGGATCCGTATGGGGTAGTATTCGTTCGTATATCTGGGGAAGTGGAGGGTTCGTATGTAGGGCATGCACTGAAATTCTGCGAGAACGACAATTGTTGACAGCGAGAATGGTAAAGATTGCAGAAAGATATCTTGGAGAAAGCAAAAAGAGCGGTCTGATTGTGGCCAAGTTTCGAGACAATACAGATGAAGAAAGCCATTTTGATGAAGctagagagagaaaaagaaaagaacgaTTCGGCCCCATTTTCTAGAATCAACGGTAAGTGGCTGTTGGTCGCACAGACAGTACAGTGCAGCCGGGACATTGAGCCCGGGTGGTGGTCACAAAATGCTACCATAACGGCTTGCCGCCCGCCAATCGGTATAAACATGGTTGTGTCAGGGTACGGCCGTCCCTGAGGCAGTAAACAACGGTGCTGTTGAATCGTACCATGATGATAACTGAACTGACAGTCAGTACAGTGGGGGAGGACAGTGCCAGCTTGCCCATTACGTTTCCTCTCATGTGctagtcatcatcatcactgtcCGTCACAATGCTCGCGGCATGGGGGGAAACTTGACCCGAAGAACAGGCAGTCCAGGCAGGGGAGGGATGGTGAATTCAACCCTCCTCTAGGCTTCACCCTGACGGTCGTCATATTCTGGCTTCCTGCGAGTGTCCATTCAATGATGGTGGTGCGTCTCAGTTACCCATTTCGGTTTGGCCCGAGGCGAAGAGTTGCCCAAGTTCAGGAGAAGGAAGCATTCCCAGGAATCGAAGCGGGCCGAGTATCACAGCTGCACATGGTTACCTTATCGACATCTGGGGTTGCCTTGTTAGTTTCGAATCTGCTGATGGCTCCCCTATCTGGTGTTTCTCCTGATATGGAGATaccggatggatggatggatggatggatggatggtggacATTACCGACCTTCTGGAAACCGGATCACCGGCATATGATGATGCTCaagtgacgaggaggaagataaCTTAAAAGAGCTCTGTCACTTACCTTTTTTCTACATAGCCGAATCCTACCTTCCATCTTTCCAAGCTCTCTTCTACTCTCTATCATAGTACCATCATTTTTAATCCTAATAACTAACCCAGTAACCATGTCTGCAGCGACTACCAACGGCCGTGCCAATGGCATCAGCGGCATCAACGGTACCAACGGCATCAACGGTACCAACGGAACCAACGGCACCAACGGCACCAACGGCGTCAAGCCCAAGGAGTCCAAGGTTGATGTGTAAGACCACTACCACCCCTCGAGCACAGTTCAACAGACTAACACCTACCAGACTCATTGTCGGTGCCGGCCCAGCAGGCCTTATGGCCGCCGCCTGGATGGCTCACTGCGGCATCAGCGCGCGCATCGTCGAGAAACGCAACACCAAGATCTTTACCGGCCAGGCCGACGGCCTCAACTCCCGGACCATCGAGATCTTTGACAGCCTGGGCTTCTCTGACCGCGTGTGGAAGGAATCCAACCACATGCAGGAGATTTGCATGTGGAATCCCAACGCCGAGGGCGTCATCCACCGCTCGGACCGCATCCCCGACACCGTCGTCGGCATCTCGCGCTACCAGCAGTGTGTCCTCAACCAGAGCCGCATCGAGCGCTGGTTCATTGACAACATCAAAAAGTACTCGTCAaaaaacagcaacaacgccATCTCGGTGGAGCGGGGCATCCTGCCCGAGTCACTGGTCATTGACGAGTCCAAGGTCGAGGATGACGACGCCTACCCGGTCACCGTCGCCCTCCGCACCTTgacagaggaggaagccaCGCCCGTGCAagccgccaccgcctccaAGTCCGCGGCGTCTGACGGTCTCTTCCGCAGCAACCTGGTGcaagatgacgacgaagccGATCTCCTCCGCAAGTCCCAGTCCCGGCCCGGCACCAAAGAGATCGTCCACGCCAAGTACGTCATCGGATGCGATGGTGCCCGCTCGTGGACACGCCGCGCGTTGGGCCTGGAGCTGGAAGGCGAGGCAACCGATTACATCTGGGGCGTCATGGACATTATCCCCATCACCGATTTCCCCGACATCCGCCACCGATGCGCCGTGCATTCGGCGGAGAATGGCTCGCTGATGGTCATCCCGCGTGAGAACCGCATAGTGCGGCTGTACATCCAACTGAAAGAAGTCGTTCCGGACGCCTCGGGGCGCGCCGACCGGTCCAAGATCACGCCCGACTTGATCTTCCGCGCCGCGCAAAAGATTCTCGCACCGTACAAGCTCGACTACGAGTACTGCGACTGGTGGACGGCGTACCAGATCGGCCAGCGCGTCGGCAACAGCTATGACGTGCACAACCGCGTGTTCCTGGCGGGCGATGCCGTGCACACGCACTCGCCCAAGGCCGGACAGGGCATGAACGTCTCGATGCAGGACACCTTCAACCTGGGCTGGAAGGTGGCCCTCGTCCTCAAGGGCATCTGCAAGCGCGAGATCCTGGCCACGTACCAGAGCGAGCGCCGCCGCATTGCCCAGGACCTGATCGAGTTCGACCACAAGTTCTCTCGCTTGTTCTCTGGCCGTCCCGCCAAGGACCTGGTGGACGCCGAGGGCATCGACATGGAGGAGTTCAAGCGCGCCTTTATGCGCGGCAACCTGTTTGCCTCGGGCATGCAAGTCGACTACGGGCCGAGCAATCTCGTCGTCAAGTCGGGCAACTGGCGCGAGCTAGGCGATCGCAGCGAAAAGAGCGCGAAGCTGCTCACCAAAGCCAAGATCGCCGACGACAAGTTTGCAAAGAAGCAGGCCCTTGCCACAGGAATACCCGTCGGCAAGCGTCTAGCCTCCTTCAAGGTCGTCAGCCAGGCGGACGCCAGGCCGTGGCACTTGCAGGAGCGGTTGAAGTCCGATGGAAGGTTCCGCATCGTGCTGTTCGCTGGTAAGATTCTCTCGCCGCAGCAGAAGGCGCGGGTGGACAGGTTCTGCGCCAAGCTGGACGCGCCCGAGAGCTTCCTGCGGAGGATCACGCCTGCGGACAAGGCCATTGACAGTGTCATTGATGTGCTCACGATCCATGCCAGCCCGAGAAAGGACACGGAGTTGTTGAGAGACTTTCCGGATATTTTGCATCCGTTTGATCAGCATCTGGGGTGGGATTACACCAAGGTGTATGCGGACGATGTCAGTTACCACGAAGGGTTTGGCAATGCTTACAAGAACTATGGCgtggacaaggagaagggatgTGTGGTCGTGCTGAGGCCGGATCACTATGTCGCGTGGGTGGGTGATATTGACGATTTTGAGGATATGGAGAGCTACTTTGAGGGATGCATGAGGTTGCCTGCTGTAAGTGCTGCGCAGGATGTTGGTATTGTCGTGGAGACGGTCAGCAGCGTGGCTAACAAGGCGGTTGCTCAGGTCAGAGTGTCTGTGAGACCGGTGTCCGAGTAGGAGGTTAtgggaggttgagaagggCGATGTGATAAGCGCGAGAATACCCTATACCATTTAAATCAATTAGCTTGCTCCAGTGGCATGAGATAGAAATCCAGTCAGCATTGACGGACGAACTTTGAGATCAGTGTTCCCTGGCCAATTGCGGACCATTTGGCCCCGCCGTGACCCAATACTCGAACGACACTACGAGCAGCAGGTCCCTGACCAGGATGAAGCTTCAAAGAGTTGAGACGAGGCAAGGCGAGAACTCTCGGACCTCCATGGCTCGTCAAGATGACATAGCTTGATGATGGCCAGGTACTTGTTGTGCGAGGGGCACCAGTTAGACAGTCCGTTACATAGACCGACACATATTTCGAAAGACCTGTTTTGCCGTGGGCTGCCGTGCCTATATCGCCGATTGCAATTGGTGTTTTTATCCCTTCTTTCCACATATATACGCAACATGGGGGACACCTATACAAGGGGAGTGGAACCGGAAGAAGCGAGACGCTTCGTCGTAGAATGCTGGTCCCTCCAAGGTGTAGCCTACATGGTGATTGGGCTTCGATATTTCAGCAGGATCCGGCAAGTGGGATGGCGCAAGCTCGCGTTAGACGACTTTTTCATGCTATTGGCTTTGGTGAGTTCTCTTGGCTTCAGGTTGTTACCCACGACATCAAGTTAACCTTCCCGGCATCCAGTTTGCCTACACGGCCGAGAGCTTTATGCCTTACATTTTCGTTTCCTGGTGCCATGGTTTAGCAAACAACGGCATGACAGACGAGGAACGAGCTACGCTTAGCCGAGATTCCGACGAGTACAAAATGCGAGTCAACGGAGCCAAGCTGAACGTCTCCGGCCTTCTCTTGTACACCACCCTTCTGTGGCTGCTTAAAGGTTGTTGGACAGTGTATTACACACGCCTAACGTGAGTGTAAGCCTGGGAACGCAAGAGGAGGTTTATACTGACCCGCTAGATCTCAAACAGAGCCGGCATTTGCTTTATGCGTCGCTGGATGGTTGGCGCCTACGTCATCATGCCCCTGACTTACATCGCCTGTGTATGTGTCGCCCTCCTCCAATGTGTCCCCCTTCACCGGCAGTGGCAGATCTACCCCGACCCGGGCAACCACTGCCAACCGGCAATATCAGTTCTGCAGACGGTTTTCGTCATGGTCATGAACACCGCCACGGACTTTTATCTTCTCGGTATTCCCGTGCCTATGCTCTGGAAGTCGAATCTGCCCTGGTCGCAGAAATTGGTGCTGTTCATCATGTTCAGTGGCGGATTTCTGGAAATGACATTTGGCATTATGCGGTGTGTTAGCATCTTGACTGTGAGTTGGGTCCTTGGGAAATCCATCTTCCAGAGACGGCAAGCTGACTCACCTCAAGAAGGGAAACAGGGACCCCGCGCAAACAGGCTACTGGTCCGTCCGCGAATCTTTTGTCTCCTTTGTTCTGACCAACATGCCCATGGTCTACCCGCTGATCAGGCGGTCGGTACTTCGCGCCGTCTACTCCTTCGGCGGCTGGTTATGCCCAGGAAGCGGGGCAAACACCACCTCCGACAAAAATGACAACAGTATCGGATCAAACGGAGTCATGCTCGCCCGATATAGATCTCCATATC belongs to Neurospora crassa OR74A linkage group IV, whole genome shotgun sequence and includes:
- a CDS encoding FAD monooxygenase produces the protein MSAATTNGRANGISGINGTNGINGTNGTNGTNGTNGVKPKESKVDVLIVGAGPAGLMAAAWMAHCGISARIVEKRNTKIFTGQADGLNSRTIEIFDSLGFSDRVWKESNHMQEICMWNPNAEGVIHRSDRIPDTVVGISRYQQCVLNQSRIERWFIDNIKKYSSKNSNNAISVERGILPESLVIDESKVEDDDAYPVTVALRTLTEEEATPVQAATASKSAASDGLFRSNLVQDDDEADLLRKSQSRPGTKEIVHAKYVIGCDGARSWTRRALGLELEGEATDYIWGVMDIIPITDFPDIRHRCAVHSAENGSLMVIPRENRIVRLYIQLKEVVPDASGRADRSKITPDLIFRAAQKILAPYKLDYEYCDWWTAYQIGQRVGNSYDVHNRVFLAGDAVHTHSPKAGQGMNVSMQDTFNLGWKVALVLKGICKREILATYQSERRRIAQDLIEFDHKFSRLFSGRPAKDLVDAEGIDMEEFKRAFMRGNLFASGMQVDYGPSNLVVKSGNWRELGDRSEKSAKLLTKAKIADDKFAKKQALATGIPVGKRLASFKVVSQADARPWHLQERLKSDGRFRIVLFAGKILSPQQKARVDRFCAKLDAPESFLRRITPADKAIDSVIDVLTIHASPRKDTELLRDFPDILHPFDQHLGWDYTKVYADDVSYHEGFGNAYKNYGVDKEKGCVVVLRPDHYVAWVGDIDDFEDMESYFEGCMRLPAVSAAQDVGIVVETVSSVANKAVAQVRVSVRPVSE